The Nitrospinaceae bacterium genome has a window encoding:
- a CDS encoding DUF1194 domain-containing protein, with amino-acid sequence MSFFYWIFHLFLLVVIFLAAPPRSVSPSSSVIQKVDLELVLAVDISGSIDEEEAKLQRKGYIDALTSPEVISAIRSGYQKRIALTYFEWAGNNLEFMIVPWKLIHDMESALAFSTALASSMPGSGRRTSISGAIEYAIPMFQNNAFEGPRQVIDISGDGPNNSGPLVTIARDKAIQAGLTINGLPIINDRPSRRGRMPMPNLDLYYRNCVIGGPRAFIVVAEDFKSFARAIRKKLVLEIAKVNPPNDENIMWALPRTPSRFSLVRRVSPPCNEGERLRDSWTPDDF; translated from the coding sequence ATGTCTTTTTTTTATTGGATATTTCATCTGTTCTTGTTAGTCGTGATTTTCCTGGCCGCTCCTCCCAGATCGGTTTCGCCATCGTCTTCAGTAATTCAAAAAGTCGACCTTGAACTCGTTCTTGCCGTCGACATTTCAGGAAGTATCGATGAGGAAGAGGCTAAACTCCAACGGAAAGGATATATCGATGCCCTTACTTCCCCGGAGGTCATATCCGCCATTAGGTCTGGCTATCAAAAACGAATAGCATTGACCTATTTTGAATGGGCTGGAAATAACCTGGAGTTCATGATCGTGCCCTGGAAGCTCATTCATGATATGGAGAGTGCGCTGGCTTTTTCGACTGCCTTGGCTTCTAGTATGCCCGGTAGTGGCCGAAGAACTTCAATTAGCGGGGCCATCGAATATGCCATCCCCATGTTTCAAAATAACGCATTTGAAGGACCAAGACAGGTTATAGATATTTCTGGCGACGGGCCGAACAATAGTGGCCCACTAGTGACGATTGCTCGTGATAAAGCCATCCAGGCTGGTCTGACGATAAACGGCCTCCCCATTATCAATGATCGCCCCAGCAGGCGGGGCAGAATGCCCATGCCCAACCTGGATTTGTATTACCGCAATTGTGTCATCGGCGGCCCTAGAGCATTTATCGTCGTAGCAGAGGATTTCAAATCATTCGCTCGTGCCATAAGGAAAAAACTGGTCTTGGAAATCGCGAAAGTGAATCCACCGAATGATGAGAATATTATGTGGGCCCTTCCAAGGACTCCTTCCAGGTTTTCTCTTGTTCGAAGAGTATCTCCTCCATGTAATGAAGGAGAACGGTTGCGCGACAGTTGGACCCCAGATGATTTCTAG
- a CDS encoding NAD(P)-dependent oxidoreductase codes for MEKNQTVGVIGLGNMGRPIAKEYIEAKTPLMVWDTSPKARKPFEKMKGAEVAEPGMMAEKCAVIIFVVPSSLEVAECLKGKNGILKNARKGLVLYDFTTSYPAETKKLARRAEKKGIAYLDAGMGRGTTRKLVLMIGGDQKAFRRSKRFLTPIVEKTFHLGELGSGHAMKLVHNMVLHTIFVSTCEGARIIERMGMKVEDMIDIFNTSVVYSYVSRHRFPNNILSGKWNANSRVFNLHKDVGMAVKLGKKHGAEVSLAENTFSFLGKAIKRGMREKDFSLLYRDFEQIRKVR; via the coding sequence ATGGAGAAAAATCAAACCGTAGGCGTAATTGGGCTGGGGAATATGGGCAGGCCTATAGCAAAAGAATATATTGAAGCAAAAACACCTCTCATGGTGTGGGACACATCCCCAAAGGCCCGGAAGCCATTCGAGAAAATGAAAGGGGCCGAGGTAGCTGAACCCGGCATGATGGCGGAGAAGTGTGCCGTAATTATATTCGTCGTCCCCTCCTCGCTCGAAGTGGCAGAGTGCCTGAAAGGGAAAAACGGTATTTTAAAAAATGCACGAAAGGGGCTAGTCCTTTATGACTTCACGACATCGTATCCCGCTGAGACGAAAAAATTAGCCCGCCGGGCTGAAAAGAAAGGAATAGCCTACCTCGACGCCGGGATGGGTCGCGGAACCACCAGAAAACTCGTCCTCATGATTGGGGGAGATCAAAAAGCATTTCGACGATCAAAAAGGTTTCTCACTCCAATCGTAGAGAAAACCTTCCATTTAGGGGAACTTGGCTCAGGCCACGCGATGAAACTTGTTCACAACATGGTTCTCCACACAATTTTCGTGTCCACTTGCGAGGGTGCTCGAATCATCGAACGAATGGGAATGAAAGTGGAGGACATGATCGATATTTTCAACACCTCAGTCGTCTACAGCTACGTAAGCCGTCATCGGTTCCCCAACAATATTCTTTCGGGAAAATGGAATGCCAATTCACGAGTATTCAATCTTCACAAAGATGTAGGTATGGCTGTAAAACTTGGGAAAAAACATGGGGCCGAAGTATCGCTGGCAGAAAATACCTTTTCGTTTTTAGGAAAAGCCATTAAACGAGGAATGCGGGAAAAGGATTTTTCGTTGCTTTATCGTGATTTCGAACAGATCAGGAAAGTCCGCTGA
- a CDS encoding Gfo/Idh/MocA family oxidoreductase — protein sequence MGLAVVGCGNIGRIRGTFAQNYPGVGWIGLCDIDETVGRKLAEDLKADFFTTDYEELLKRPEVNATIIATLEHEHVGPMFLALERGHKIIIEKPLATDPVKSAEILQAIEDGGNDVVVGYTQRFRRRFLVAKETVRSGQLGEITSATSRAFMNRVAPTTVVAKTEYRARLTPMVVSGTHTLDIAFWLMGDKKPVEVYARSVENALVGIGTKDGTFGIFTFDDGTVWSMSMSWALPAVWPGATYSLEIGIIGTGGVLTIDDTHRDLVLATEEGHPTYRTKMNEKKHVSFLASYPPGDVVMGQVWGPMREETHAWLDRIHTGLETPHATAQEGHRNLMMTMAMDLSAKLKKPVSLPVAPEVLNDELPMK from the coding sequence ATTGGCTTGGCCGTAGTGGGGTGTGGGAATATTGGGCGTATTCGTGGAACATTTGCCCAGAATTATCCTGGAGTTGGATGGATCGGCCTATGCGATATTGATGAAACGGTCGGACGAAAACTTGCCGAGGATTTGAAAGCTGATTTTTTCACAACTGATTACGAGGAATTACTTAAGAGGCCTGAGGTCAACGCGACGATAATTGCCACCCTTGAACACGAACACGTGGGGCCAATGTTCCTTGCTCTTGAACGTGGCCATAAGATTATTATCGAAAAGCCTTTGGCTACAGACCCTGTGAAATCGGCTGAAATTCTTCAGGCGATTGAGGACGGGGGTAACGATGTTGTTGTCGGGTATACGCAACGGTTTCGCCGTCGCTTTCTGGTTGCAAAGGAGACTGTTCGCTCGGGCCAGCTAGGTGAAATCACATCTGCTACATCGCGTGCTTTCATGAATCGGGTGGCCCCGACGACTGTTGTCGCTAAGACGGAGTATCGCGCCAGATTGACTCCGATGGTCGTCTCGGGAACTCATACGCTCGACATCGCCTTTTGGTTGATGGGAGACAAAAAGCCTGTCGAGGTATATGCCCGTTCGGTGGAAAATGCTTTGGTGGGAATTGGAACGAAGGACGGAACATTTGGCATATTTACTTTTGATGACGGAACTGTGTGGAGCATGTCCATGAGTTGGGCCTTGCCGGCGGTTTGGCCAGGTGCGACTTATAGTTTGGAAATTGGAATCATCGGGACAGGTGGTGTTTTGACCATTGACGATACTCACAGAGATTTGGTTTTAGCAACGGAAGAGGGGCATCCGACCTACCGGACTAAAATGAACGAGAAGAAGCATGTGAGTTTTCTGGCGAGTTATCCGCCGGGGGATGTCGTAATGGGGCAGGTTTGGGGGCCGATGCGTGAGGAGACTCATGCTTGGCTTGATCGCATCCATACGGGTCTTGAAACACCCCACGCGACTGCGCAAGAAGGTCACCGGAACCTTATGATGACAATGGCAATGGATCTATCTGCGAAACTGAAAAAACCAGTTTCTCTACCGGTCGCCCCTGAAGTTTTAAATGATGAATTGCCGATGAAATAA
- the ugpC gene encoding sn-glycerol-3-phosphate ABC transporter ATP-binding protein UgpC yields MGELVLDKLCKNFGSVVAVKDVDLKIEEEEFVVLLGPSGCGKSTTLRMIAGLEEATAGDIVLDDRRLNDVLPRDRDIAMVFQNYALYPHKTVFDNMGFSLKLRRLPKDEINKRVMDAARVLSIEDLMGRFPKELSGGQRQRVALGRSIVRSPRVFLFDEPLSNLDAKLRVQMRVELLKLHNQLKATSVYVTHDQIEAMTMGDRIVVMLNAVIQQVGSPMDVYRNPANIFVAGFIGSPTMNFATAKVGSEDGKYFLEGQGFKSFTSSEKANALQQYLGREVTMGVRPEDLELGGDSGSPNSFEGKIDLVEPVGSDIFLELNVGGTPLTARVNANLIFKQDEIAQFVFNPDRVHAFDMDTEMAIL; encoded by the coding sequence TTGGGTGAGTTAGTTCTGGATAAGCTATGTAAAAATTTCGGCAGTGTGGTAGCTGTTAAGGATGTGGATCTGAAAATTGAAGAAGAAGAGTTTGTTGTTCTTTTGGGGCCGTCTGGTTGCGGGAAATCGACGACTCTTCGCATGATCGCAGGTCTGGAGGAGGCAACGGCTGGCGATATTGTTTTGGATGACCGTCGCTTGAATGATGTCCTCCCCAGGGACCGCGATATTGCCATGGTTTTTCAAAATTATGCGCTCTATCCGCATAAAACCGTTTTCGACAATATGGGTTTTTCGCTCAAGTTGAGGCGACTACCCAAAGATGAAATTAATAAACGAGTTATGGATGCTGCGAGAGTTTTAAGTATCGAAGATTTGATGGGGCGCTTCCCCAAGGAGCTTTCTGGCGGGCAACGTCAGCGAGTTGCCCTCGGGCGATCAATTGTCCGAAGCCCTAGAGTGTTTTTGTTCGATGAGCCCTTATCGAACCTCGACGCCAAACTCCGGGTTCAAATGCGTGTAGAGCTTTTGAAGCTGCATAATCAGCTCAAGGCAACATCGGTTTATGTGACGCACGATCAAATCGAGGCCATGACGATGGGAGATCGCATCGTCGTCATGCTCAATGCAGTAATTCAACAGGTTGGCTCGCCGATGGATGTCTACAGAAACCCTGCCAATATATTTGTTGCTGGTTTTATCGGGAGCCCGACCATGAATTTTGCTACGGCCAAGGTGGGTTCAGAGGATGGGAAGTATTTTCTTGAGGGGCAAGGTTTTAAGTCATTTACGTCATCGGAAAAGGCAAATGCTCTTCAGCAGTATCTCGGTCGTGAAGTCACCATGGGAGTGAGGCCGGAGGATTTGGAACTCGGAGGCGACAGCGGTTCTCCAAATTCTTTTGAGGGAAAGATAGATTTAGTGGAGCCCGTGGGTTCTGATATCTTTTTGGAGTTGAATGTTGGCGGAACCCCACTGACGGCTCGGGTAAATGCCAATTTGATTTTCAAGCAAGATGAAATTGCCCAGTTCGTATTTAATCCAGATCGAGTTCACGCCTTTGATATGGATACGGAAATGGCTATTTTGTAG
- a CDS encoding carbohydrate ABC transporter permease produces the protein MSASLPVGSAGPARWNITITQRNKLHKIFYLYVPLTFFMCFALFPFVWMGISSFMPDEYMYDADIPPWAFDELTLEHYVDLLFETEFLYWVWNSLFIGITATAISVTFGALAGYSLARLRFPGASSLGMGIIVTYLVPVSVLFLPLAYVFFKWGLGDSRLALILAYPTHLIPFSTWFMLGYFKNIPAALEESAMIDGCTRLQSLWHVTLPLALPGVLAASIFSFTFSWNEFIYALTFISDDELKTIPVGVHGLTVVGDVYFWGRLMAASLMGSLPIAIIYAFLSEYFVKGLSEGALKQ, from the coding sequence ATGTCAGCTTCCCTTCCGGTGGGTAGTGCTGGCCCAGCCAGATGGAACATCACTATCACCCAAAGGAACAAGTTACATAAGATTTTTTATCTTTACGTGCCGCTAACCTTTTTTATGTGTTTTGCGTTGTTCCCGTTTGTGTGGATGGGGATATCCTCGTTCATGCCGGACGAATATATGTACGACGCGGATATTCCTCCTTGGGCTTTTGATGAATTGACCTTGGAGCATTACGTAGATCTGCTTTTCGAAACGGAATTTTTGTACTGGGTGTGGAACAGCCTGTTCATCGGAATAACGGCGACTGCCATCTCGGTTACTTTTGGAGCTCTGGCCGGATACTCTCTAGCAAGACTTCGCTTTCCTGGCGCATCATCATTGGGCATGGGCATTATCGTTACTTACCTGGTGCCGGTATCTGTCCTATTTCTTCCCCTTGCATATGTATTTTTTAAATGGGGTCTGGGCGATTCGCGTTTGGCGCTGATCCTGGCCTACCCAACACACCTGATTCCATTTTCGACGTGGTTTATGCTTGGGTATTTTAAAAATATTCCGGCAGCTCTTGAAGAGAGCGCCATGATCGATGGTTGCACACGGCTTCAATCTCTTTGGCATGTCACGCTACCGCTGGCGTTGCCTGGTGTGCTTGCTGCCTCGATTTTTTCTTTTACTTTTTCCTGGAATGAATTTATCTATGCGTTAACCTTTATCAGCGACGATGAATTGAAAACCATTCCCGTTGGCGTGCATGGCTTGACTGTTGTTGGTGACGTTTATTTTTGGGGACGATTGATGGCGGCCTCTTTGATGGGCTCGCTGCCTATCGCGATTATTTATGCCTTCTTGAGCGAGTATTTTGTAAAAGGATTAAGTGAGGGTGCCCTGAAGCAGTAA
- a CDS encoding sugar ABC transporter permease, translated as MAGITERQEVTDIQEVVWAPVAKKFPPLGPIARKLERPEILGYLLVAPALMTLLVFLGYPFIQALWLTMLDKWVAEEGTFIGLGNYIALLDRSVYRWTVINSLIFTFFSVVAKIILGMTGALVLNQSFKMKNFYRGFVLLPWIIPSVLSALVWLWMYDANFGVISRVLLSIGIIDENILWLNSWGSALTSIIIVNVWRGTPFFIVSLLAALQVVPKEQYEAAEIDGANSWSQFLHVTLPNIKHVLIIITLFGTIWTMSDFNIIYVLTGGGPADSTHVFSTLAFQTAFRIGKMGEGIAVSFTMFPILFVIIFARLHRMRKES; from the coding sequence ATGGCGGGTATTACCGAGCGCCAGGAAGTTACTGATATACAAGAAGTGGTATGGGCCCCGGTGGCGAAAAAATTTCCGCCACTGGGGCCCATTGCCCGAAAACTTGAGCGACCCGAGATTCTGGGGTATCTGCTAGTTGCCCCGGCTTTGATGACGCTCCTGGTCTTTCTGGGCTACCCATTTATCCAGGCCCTCTGGCTCACCATGCTCGACAAGTGGGTAGCCGAGGAGGGGACGTTCATCGGGCTGGGTAACTACATCGCTCTCCTGGATCGGTCTGTTTATCGGTGGACCGTCATTAACTCGCTCATTTTTACTTTTTTCTCAGTTGTTGCCAAAATTATTTTGGGAATGACCGGTGCATTGGTACTGAACCAATCCTTCAAAATGAAAAACTTTTACAGGGGTTTTGTCCTCCTGCCGTGGATCATTCCGTCGGTTTTGAGCGCCCTTGTTTGGTTGTGGATGTACGATGCGAATTTCGGCGTTATCAGCCGTGTCTTGTTGTCGATTGGAATAATTGACGAAAATATCCTTTGGCTGAACAGCTGGGGCTCGGCACTTACTTCGATCATTATTGTGAACGTGTGGCGCGGAACGCCGTTTTTTATCGTTTCGCTTCTCGCCGCGCTCCAGGTGGTTCCCAAAGAGCAGTATGAGGCGGCGGAAATCGATGGTGCCAATAGCTGGTCGCAGTTCCTGCATGTCACATTACCTAACATTAAACACGTTTTGATCATCATTACATTGTTCGGAACCATATGGACGATGAGCGACTTCAATATCATCTATGTTCTTACCGGGGGCGGACCCGCCGACAGTACGCATGTGTTCTCGACACTCGCATTCCAGACCGCTTTCCGGATCGGAAAAATGGGAGAGGGGATAGCCGTGTCATTCACGATGTTCCCGATCCTCTTTGTGATTATCTTCGCGCGCCTACATCGAATGCGGAAGGAGAGTTAA
- a CDS encoding extracellular solute-binding protein translates to MKRFAAFVLGVVFLSMLFVVPAIAATVKVTMRTLPATAGQKFLKKAVKRFKKKTGIKIKLELVSSGVVRRRLITAAETKAGSDIIIAQFNGAVTIANALEDVDDIVEPYAKKYGVLPLFKDAGFIKGHWKAVPFVNISQLITYRKDILKKIGENPPDTWEDALRVGKKLKAAGLPPWAEALGSHPIDPSSTVLNILWGYGSRQVSPDGKKITIDSAETRAGLKFIKKAFNEAWPKAVLQWTAVENNQTFIAGKISMTTNSPSIAWKANSKKKWAKLASNTGLAPIPRGPSGRHSTTIPLSWVLFKHSKVKKEAKEFLKFMMEPEQQVGYSAGAWMAVPAFIEMAKDLPDAPHYRAMAEQAKFSHMPGWPGPASRAGVETHERFVLLNMAQRYVQGEDLDTTIKKTVKELRRIYGVN, encoded by the coding sequence ATGAAAAGATTTGCCGCATTTGTTTTAGGTGTAGTGTTTCTTTCCATGCTGTTCGTGGTTCCCGCTATTGCGGCTACGGTAAAGGTGACGATGCGCACCTTGCCCGCAACTGCCGGGCAAAAGTTCCTGAAAAAAGCGGTCAAGCGCTTTAAAAAGAAAACGGGCATTAAGATCAAACTTGAGTTGGTTTCCTCTGGTGTGGTGCGCCGTCGTCTCATTACAGCAGCCGAGACCAAGGCCGGATCTGACATTATTATTGCCCAGTTCAACGGTGCCGTCACCATCGCAAATGCTTTGGAGGATGTGGACGATATTGTAGAGCCATACGCTAAAAAGTATGGTGTGCTACCTCTTTTCAAAGACGCTGGCTTTATTAAGGGTCATTGGAAAGCCGTTCCTTTTGTCAATATTTCTCAGCTGATTACTTACCGGAAGGATATTCTAAAGAAAATTGGGGAAAATCCTCCCGACACTTGGGAAGATGCACTCAGGGTCGGTAAGAAGCTTAAGGCGGCTGGCCTGCCCCCGTGGGCTGAAGCGCTAGGTAGCCATCCCATAGATCCTAGTTCGACGGTTCTGAATATTCTCTGGGGTTATGGCTCTCGGCAGGTCTCCCCTGATGGAAAAAAGATCACCATCGACTCGGCCGAAACCCGGGCGGGTCTGAAGTTCATTAAAAAGGCATTTAATGAAGCATGGCCCAAAGCTGTGTTGCAGTGGACGGCAGTTGAGAATAACCAAACCTTCATCGCCGGCAAAATTTCCATGACGACTAACTCCCCGAGCATCGCCTGGAAGGCTAACAGTAAAAAGAAATGGGCGAAGCTTGCGAGTAATACGGGGCTGGCTCCAATTCCCAGGGGACCGAGTGGGCGTCATTCCACGACGATTCCGCTGTCGTGGGTTCTTTTTAAACATTCTAAAGTAAAGAAAGAGGCCAAAGAGTTCCTGAAATTCATGATGGAGCCCGAGCAGCAGGTCGGTTACTCGGCTGGCGCATGGATGGCCGTTCCTGCTTTTATTGAAATGGCTAAGGATCTTCCGGATGCTCCACATTATCGTGCCATGGCCGAGCAGGCGAAATTCTCGCATATGCCAGGGTGGCCTGGACCAGCTTCGCGGGCAGGGGTTGAGACCCATGAGCGTTTCGTTTTGTTGAATATGGCCCAGCGCTATGTTCAGGGCGAAGACCTCGACACCACTATTAAAAAAACGGTGAAAGAGCTCCGCAGGATTTACGGCGTTAATTAG
- a CDS encoding carboxymuconolactone decarboxylase family protein, giving the protein MSDEQYEKGKEIAGKLLGKTAAVGREELSKISPMHGRAIYEYCFGTVWAQPLLPLKTKELILIAICASQGEYEGVKRQVRGGLNLGATEDEIIEAITTCGPYIGYPRTNGSLRAAKSVFDQWDEMEEWKSV; this is encoded by the coding sequence ATGAGCGACGAACAGTATGAAAAAGGCAAAGAGATTGCGGGAAAGCTTCTTGGAAAGACGGCAGCAGTAGGGAGGGAGGAGCTCAGTAAAATATCGCCGATGCATGGCAGGGCCATATATGAGTATTGCTTCGGCACCGTCTGGGCACAGCCTCTTTTGCCCCTCAAAACCAAGGAACTCATTCTTATCGCGATATGCGCCTCCCAGGGCGAGTATGAGGGCGTTAAGAGACAGGTCCGAGGTGGGCTGAACCTGGGAGCCACCGAGGATGAGATCATCGAGGCGATCACCACCTGCGGGCCCTATATCGGATACCCAAGAACCAACGGCTCGCTTCGTGCGGCTAAAAGCGTATTCGATCAGTGGGATGAGATGGAGGAGTGGAAGTCAGTTTAG
- a CDS encoding carboxymuconolactone decarboxylase family protein: protein MSSERYEKGKKIAGSVLGKAGEVGIGEIGKISPMHGQAIYEYCYGTVWAQPLLDIKTKELILTAICASQGEYGGVERQVRGALNEGATQDEVVEAITTCGPYIGYPRTNGSLRAAQGVFDKWDDMAEEWKPV, encoded by the coding sequence ATGAGCAGCGAACGGTATGAAAAAGGCAAAAAGATTGCGGGTTCGGTTCTGGGGAAGGCGGGAGAGGTTGGTATCGGGGAGATTGGAAAAATTTCGCCGATGCATGGCCAGGCGATATACGAGTATTGTTATGGCACTGTTTGGGCCCAACCTCTTTTAGACATTAAAACAAAGGAACTTATTCTAACCGCGATTTGCGCTTCTCAGGGTGAGTATGGAGGCGTTGAGAGGCAGGTTCGCGGCGCGCTGAACGAGGGTGCCACTCAGGATGAAGTTGTCGAGGCGATCACCACTTGCGGCCCCTATATCGGATACCCGAGGACCAACGGCTCGCTGCGCGCGGCCCAGGGTGTTTTCGACAAGTGGGACGACATGGCGGAGGAGTGGAAGCCAGTTTAA
- a CDS encoding DMT family transporter → MFEALHPNLLAFFAAILLAVANILYRDSLRELSPGVASFVTHLVMGSIAFAVYAASGGVNKWPLMGIFWFVLAGIFGNFLGRYLLFVSIHYIGVARTTVLSQTQPIWSSILALVFLGETIGLGVGAGTLGIVIGASVIVLGRKEKEETGELNTTLALYLLPFLVALVHAIAPIFRKFGFALIPSAPFAIAVATFFSAALQLVILLFTERGENPKWNRGALRTIVIGACINTLAALCFWTAIKDGVIVEVVPIRRLSVLFVLLFSWLFLRKLENLNWRVVLGAILSVIGGMAIVLSR, encoded by the coding sequence ATGTTCGAGGCCCTACATCCAAACCTCCTGGCTTTTTTTGCCGCGATTCTGCTAGCGGTAGCCAATATTCTTTACAGGGATTCCCTTCGCGAACTAAGCCCGGGGGTGGCTTCGTTTGTGACACATCTCGTCATGGGCTCCATCGCCTTTGCTGTCTATGCCGCATCGGGTGGAGTTAATAAATGGCCCCTGATGGGAATTTTCTGGTTTGTCCTCGCGGGGATTTTCGGAAATTTTCTCGGCCGCTACTTGCTCTTTGTCTCTATCCACTACATTGGTGTTGCGCGCACCACGGTCCTCAGCCAGACCCAGCCAATATGGTCCAGTATTCTGGCACTCGTTTTCCTAGGAGAAACTATCGGTCTCGGGGTCGGGGCGGGAACTCTGGGAATTGTGATTGGCGCTAGCGTAATCGTCCTGGGTCGCAAGGAAAAGGAAGAAACGGGGGAGCTAAATACCACCTTGGCCTTATATTTGTTGCCCTTCCTCGTGGCGCTCGTCCATGCAATAGCACCTATATTCCGAAAATTTGGATTCGCCCTGATTCCCTCTGCCCCGTTTGCGATAGCTGTCGCTACGTTTTTCTCTGCCGCCCTTCAGTTGGTCATCTTACTTTTCACAGAGCGCGGAGAGAACCCTAAATGGAACCGCGGGGCGCTACGAACCATCGTTATTGGCGCCTGCATCAATACCCTCGCAGCTCTTTGTTTCTGGACAGCCATCAAGGACGGGGTAATTGTCGAAGTAGTTCCCATCCGGCGCCTTTCCGTTCTGTTCGTACTTTTATTTTCTTGGCTTTTTCTCAGAAAGCTGGAGAATCTTAATTGGCGGGTCGTCCTAGGCGCAATTTTAAGCGTAATTGGAGGAATGGCCATCGTCTTGAGCCGGTAA
- a CDS encoding aminopeptidase P family protein gives MDPNDLKPELSAAEKDRRWSLVRERMSKEGLSAIIVYGCDGHTRDVPCRYMTNMPIIAGCRDILIFPADGEPVLLVTYPTQTFFAKRISWISEENVHGSTDIVNDLKKHLESRNLMTERVGIEAPGLWPAQDYLAFLEACPKVQLVDTSKWMSKIRAQKSDEELKLMREAVDIGELALEAFIDNLRPGMTEEKAVAPVEEILRANGVEKRLWLMSSTPEMASPWLPGETIIRKPNPILVSLEFQRSRGYTCQVVRNYCWEEPTGDYKKMFDLWKELRILPSEELRPGRNINSLGQRIKELVRDWGFECSMLGHGLGMDFFEEPAINSGPLEEEWLVMTNQVFVFHPQVRPLGGGGPFVFVGDMYLVGEESTEWMTNFMPGLPEMISGSS, from the coding sequence ATGGACCCTAATGATTTGAAACCCGAACTGAGTGCGGCGGAAAAGGATCGACGTTGGTCGCTCGTTCGGGAGAGGATGTCCAAAGAAGGGCTTTCGGCAATAATTGTCTATGGCTGTGATGGGCACACCAGAGATGTTCCGTGTCGTTATATGACGAACATGCCCATAATTGCAGGATGCAGGGATATTCTCATTTTTCCGGCGGATGGCGAGCCTGTCTTGCTAGTCACTTATCCCACCCAGACTTTTTTTGCCAAAAGAATTTCTTGGATATCAGAAGAAAATGTTCACGGCTCAACTGACATTGTGAACGATCTGAAGAAACATCTTGAATCTCGAAATTTGATGACCGAGCGCGTTGGGATAGAAGCGCCGGGATTGTGGCCGGCCCAGGATTACCTAGCCTTTTTAGAGGCATGCCCCAAGGTTCAACTGGTGGACACAAGTAAGTGGATGAGTAAAATCCGTGCACAAAAGAGCGATGAAGAATTAAAATTAATGAGAGAGGCAGTCGATATTGGCGAGCTTGCCCTTGAAGCTTTTATTGATAATTTGCGGCCAGGCATGACGGAGGAAAAAGCGGTTGCCCCGGTGGAGGAAATTCTTCGGGCCAATGGGGTTGAAAAAAGATTATGGCTAATGTCCAGTACACCAGAAATGGCTTCCCCTTGGCTCCCTGGGGAAACAATTATTCGAAAGCCGAATCCCATTTTGGTTTCTTTGGAATTTCAAAGAAGCAGGGGGTATACATGCCAGGTGGTACGGAATTATTGTTGGGAAGAACCAACTGGCGATTACAAAAAAATGTTCGACTTGTGGAAGGAATTAAGAATTTTGCCCTCAGAAGAACTCAGGCCGGGTCGTAACATCAACTCTCTAGGTCAAAGGATAAAAGAGCTGGTTCGTGATTGGGGATTTGAATGCAGCATGCTGGGACATGGACTGGGAATGGATTTCTTTGAAGAGCCTGCAATTAATTCGGGTCCCCTTGAAGAGGAATGGTTGGTCATGACAAATCAGGTGTTTGTTTTCCATCCGCAGGTGAGGCCTCTGGGTGGTGGTGGACCATTCGTTTTTGTTGGCGATATGTATTTGGTGGGCGAGGAAAGCACTGAGTGGATGACGAATTTCATGCCGGGTCTTCCTGAAATGATTTCAGGCTCAAGTTAA